A single region of the Alteriqipengyuania flavescens genome encodes:
- a CDS encoding SIMPL domain-containing protein, which yields MLRYALPLFASAALFASPAAAQVQVQTSGPVVELDVLEVVEVEPDIVTLSAGVTTLAPTAVEALEQNSAKMRQVVARLKTLGIAERDIQTSSLNLNPRFDFNPQTNTQDFRGYQVANRVTVTLRKVDRAGEALDALVREGATDFYGPNFGLDDDTAAKTEARANAIRRGQDMAREYARAAGYRDVRLLRVAESVRGREMFSQERAITVSASDVSSGAPPIEPGVVGIGVQISVSYEMVN from the coding sequence ATGCTTCGCTACGCCCTGCCGCTGTTCGCTTCCGCCGCCCTTTTCGCCAGCCCCGCCGCCGCGCAGGTGCAGGTACAGACAAGCGGCCCGGTGGTCGAACTCGATGTCTTGGAGGTCGTGGAGGTCGAGCCGGACATCGTCACGCTGAGCGCCGGTGTAACCACGCTCGCCCCGACGGCCGTGGAAGCGCTGGAACAGAACAGCGCGAAGATGCGTCAAGTTGTTGCGCGGCTGAAAACGCTTGGGATTGCCGAGCGCGATATCCAGACGTCCTCCCTCAATCTCAATCCGCGCTTCGATTTCAATCCGCAGACGAATACGCAGGATTTCCGTGGCTACCAGGTCGCGAACCGTGTCACCGTGACCTTGCGCAAGGTCGACCGTGCGGGCGAGGCGCTGGACGCGTTGGTGCGCGAGGGCGCGACCGATTTCTACGGCCCGAATTTCGGCCTGGACGACGATACGGCGGCCAAGACCGAAGCGCGCGCCAATGCAATTCGCCGGGGACAGGATATGGCCCGCGAATACGCCCGCGCGGCGGGTTATCGCGACGTCCGCCTGCTCCGCGTGGCGGAATCGGTGCGCGGGCGGGAGATGTTCTCGCAAGAACGCGCCATCACTGTTTCCGCGTCCGATGTCAGCAGCGGCGCCCCACCCATCGAGCCGGGTGTCGTCGGGATCGGCGTGCAGATCTCCGTGTCTTACGAGATGGTCAACTGA
- a CDS encoding polyprenyl synthetase family protein yields MTAEVITLPRAQPSLDPMLALTATAMNSVNRVILDRMQSEIPLIPTLAGHLISGGGKRLRPMLTLAAAELIGYGGNRHHKLAAAVEFIHTATLLHDDVVDGSELRRGKAAANIIYGNPATVLVGDFLFSRSFELMVEDGSLRVLKILSNASAVIAEGEVDQLTAQRQIETSEERYLGIIGAKTAALFAAASRIAAVVAERSDKEEEALDAYGRNLGIAFQLVDDAIDYDSQAAEMGKDAGDDFREGKMTLPVILAYARGEEDERQFWRDAISGRRSGDEELAEAIRLVRKHDAVAATRERARHFAQRAAEALSIFPDSKARAAMVEAAQFAVSRGY; encoded by the coding sequence ATGACCGCAGAGGTTATCACTCTACCGCGCGCGCAGCCGTCGCTCGACCCGATGCTGGCGCTGACCGCGACCGCGATGAATTCGGTCAACCGCGTCATCCTCGACCGGATGCAAAGCGAGATTCCGCTGATTCCGACCCTGGCCGGGCATCTGATTTCCGGCGGCGGCAAGCGCCTGCGCCCGATGCTGACGCTCGCTGCGGCGGAGCTGATCGGCTATGGCGGCAACCGCCATCACAAGCTCGCCGCGGCGGTGGAGTTCATCCACACCGCCACGCTGCTGCACGACGACGTGGTCGACGGCAGCGAACTGCGCCGCGGCAAGGCGGCGGCCAACATCATCTACGGCAACCCTGCGACCGTGCTGGTCGGCGATTTCCTCTTCAGCCGCAGCTTCGAACTGATGGTGGAGGACGGCTCGCTGCGCGTCCTCAAGATCCTGTCGAATGCCAGCGCCGTGATTGCGGAAGGCGAAGTCGACCAGCTGACCGCGCAGCGCCAGATCGAGACGAGCGAAGAGCGCTATCTCGGCATCATCGGCGCGAAAACCGCCGCGCTGTTCGCTGCCGCCAGCCGTATCGCCGCCGTGGTCGCCGAACGCAGCGACAAGGAAGAAGAGGCGCTCGACGCCTATGGCCGCAATCTCGGCATCGCCTTCCAGCTGGTGGACGATGCGATCGATTACGATTCGCAGGCTGCCGAAATGGGCAAGGATGCGGGCGACGACTTCCGCGAAGGCAAGATGACCCTGCCTGTGATCCTGGCCTATGCGCGCGGGGAAGAGGACGAGCGCCAGTTCTGGCGCGACGCGATCTCCGGCCGCCGATCGGGCGACGAGGAGCTTGCCGAAGCGATCCGGCTGGTGCGCAAGCACGACGCCGTCGCCGCCACGCGCGAACGGGCCCGCCATTTTGCGCAGCGCGCTGCCGAAGCGCTTTCGATCTTCCCCGACAGCAAGGCGCGCGCGGCAATGGTCGAAGCGGCACAATTCGCGGTTTCGCGCGGATATTGA
- a CDS encoding DUF6456 domain-containing protein: MTRQFVERELTSEGPRKTGTAPRRGRSVTVNQAESPVAWLYARGHLKERLFAAAERLRADWERAQLAPSVTMRWDPVRVKGGEQNLTRSERQLVAKQRFDGAIALAGKGLEDILWRVVCAGETLPTAEKALAWPARSGKLVLRLALERVADFYRIA; encoded by the coding sequence ATGACCCGCCAATTCGTCGAACGCGAACTTACGTCCGAGGGGCCGCGCAAAACGGGCACTGCGCCGCGCCGGGGGCGGAGCGTCACGGTCAACCAGGCGGAATCGCCGGTCGCCTGGCTCTATGCACGCGGCCACCTGAAAGAGCGTCTGTTCGCCGCCGCGGAGCGGCTGCGCGCCGATTGGGAGCGCGCGCAACTGGCACCCAGCGTCACGATGCGCTGGGACCCGGTGCGGGTGAAAGGCGGCGAGCAGAACCTGACCCGGTCGGAACGGCAGCTGGTGGCAAAACAGCGTTTCGACGGCGCCATCGCGCTGGCGGGCAAGGGGCTGGAAGACATCCTCTGGCGCGTGGTGTGCGCGGGCGAGACGCTGCCGACGGCGGAAAAGGCTCTCGCCTGGCCCGCGCGCAGCGGCAAGCTGGTGTTGAGGCTGGCGCTGGAGCGGGTGGCGGATTTCTACCGCATCGCTTGA
- the hrpB gene encoding ATP-dependent helicase HrpB: MSDLPIHAVLPDLLDGLRTGTGAVLVAPPGAGKTTAVAPALLDEPWCDGTVLLLSPRRVAARAAAERMAAQLGEKAGETIGYATRLDTRQSARTRVLVVTEAIFVNRILADPELPGVSAVLFDEAHERHLDSDLGLALALESRAILREDLRVVVMSATIDGARFAGLLGDDTPVIESEGRAHPLRIEWLGARAEQRIEDRVASAIRQAWRDEAGDILAFLPGVGEIERVRERLAEAMPNTPVLPLHGQVEPRAQQAAIRRDPDGRRRIVLATAIAETSLTLDGVSVVVDSGLSRRAEFDQAVGSNRLVTVRASQAAAAQRAGRAARQGPGVAYRLWEEGGHGGRQAFDPPEIAAVDLAPLVLSLARWGTGDPAALPWLDEPPPASIASARERLGRLGALEDGRLTAFGEKVAALPMDPAQAAMVLYGAKAGDATVAAKLALLLQERGLGGRSEDLLARLQRWDGDRSARAEASRKLAARWAKSAEALVDTVDPTQGDPGIYLARARPDFVARRRDKSGESWQSIGGRGFALDPASPLACADWLAIGDAQGSAKGARITAAIAMEESDVARALSHLATQRRTVRWNAKEGRVEARLEQRIGAVSIASGPDPEPDAQQVEAALLEAARGRLADLLPASLLARARYAAIDALSPEALVENAGQWLAPLLSGKRTLDIPAAQLAEAALSLVGWDTRQRLDTVAPRQWTSPAGTQHAVDYAAEGGPTVEVRVQALFGLDRHPMVGSTPLLLQLTSPAGRPIQATRDLPRFWRGSWADVRKDMKGRYPKHRWPDEPWAEAPSLKTKNAFNR; encoded by the coding sequence GTGAGCGACCTACCCATCCACGCCGTCCTGCCGGACCTGCTGGACGGCCTGCGCACCGGTACCGGCGCGGTCCTGGTCGCACCGCCGGGGGCAGGCAAGACCACCGCCGTCGCTCCCGCCCTGCTGGACGAGCCGTGGTGCGATGGCACCGTACTCCTGCTCAGCCCGCGCCGCGTTGCCGCCCGTGCGGCGGCGGAGCGCATGGCCGCGCAGCTCGGCGAAAAGGCCGGCGAGACGATCGGCTACGCGACACGGCTCGACACGCGGCAATCGGCGCGCACGCGCGTCCTCGTCGTCACCGAGGCCATTTTCGTCAATCGCATCCTCGCCGATCCGGAATTGCCGGGCGTCTCCGCCGTCCTGTTCGACGAGGCGCACGAGCGGCACCTCGACAGCGACCTCGGCCTGGCCCTCGCACTGGAAAGCCGCGCCATCCTGCGCGAGGACCTGCGCGTGGTGGTAATGAGCGCCACGATCGACGGCGCGCGCTTTGCCGGGCTGTTGGGCGACGATACGCCCGTCATCGAAAGCGAGGGCCGCGCGCATCCCCTGCGCATCGAATGGCTGGGCGCGCGTGCGGAGCAGCGGATCGAGGACCGCGTGGCGAGCGCGATCCGCCAGGCCTGGCGCGACGAGGCGGGCGATATCCTCGCCTTCCTGCCCGGCGTGGGGGAAATCGAGCGCGTGCGAGAACGGCTGGCCGAAGCGATGCCGAACACGCCGGTCCTGCCGCTGCACGGCCAGGTCGAGCCGCGCGCGCAGCAGGCGGCGATCAGGCGCGATCCGGACGGAAGGCGACGCATCGTCCTCGCCACCGCTATCGCCGAGACGTCGCTGACGCTCGACGGCGTGTCGGTGGTGGTCGACAGCGGCCTGTCGCGGCGCGCGGAATTCGACCAGGCCGTGGGCTCCAACCGCCTCGTGACCGTCCGGGCAAGCCAGGCTGCGGCCGCGCAGCGGGCAGGGCGCGCGGCGCGGCAGGGGCCGGGCGTGGCCTACCGCCTGTGGGAAGAGGGCGGGCACGGCGGGCGGCAGGCTTTCGACCCGCCGGAGATCGCGGCGGTGGACCTCGCCCCGCTGGTCTTGTCGCTCGCCCGCTGGGGCACGGGCGATCCTGCCGCCTTGCCGTGGCTCGACGAGCCGCCCCCTGCCTCCATCGCCTCGGCGCGCGAGCGGTTGGGCAGGCTGGGCGCACTGGAGGATGGCAGGCTGACCGCTTTTGGCGAGAAGGTCGCCGCGCTGCCGATGGACCCGGCGCAGGCGGCGATGGTGCTCTACGGCGCAAAGGCCGGCGATGCGACGGTGGCGGCCAAGCTTGCTTTGCTGTTGCAGGAGCGCGGGCTCGGCGGGCGGAGCGAGGACCTGCTCGCGCGCCTGCAACGCTGGGACGGCGATCGCTCAGCCCGGGCAGAGGCGTCGCGAAAGCTGGCCGCGCGCTGGGCAAAATCGGCGGAGGCCCTGGTCGACACGGTCGACCCCACCCAGGGCGATCCCGGCATCTACCTTGCCCGCGCGCGGCCCGACTTCGTCGCGCGGCGGCGCGATAAGTCGGGCGAGAGCTGGCAATCCATCGGCGGGCGCGGCTTCGCGCTCGATCCCGCATCGCCGCTTGCCTGCGCAGACTGGCTCGCCATCGGCGATGCGCAGGGCAGCGCCAAGGGTGCGCGCATCACCGCCGCGATTGCCATGGAAGAAAGCGACGTCGCCCGCGCCCTCTCGCATCTCGCCACGCAGCGCCGAACCGTCCGCTGGAATGCGAAAGAGGGCAGGGTCGAAGCGCGGCTGGAGCAGCGGATCGGAGCAGTCTCGATTGCCAGCGGTCCCGATCCGGAGCCCGACGCCCAGCAGGTGGAAGCGGCGCTTCTCGAGGCTGCACGCGGGCGCCTGGCCGATCTCCTGCCCGCCAGCCTGCTGGCCCGCGCGCGCTATGCCGCGATCGATGCGCTGTCACCCGAAGCACTCGTGGAGAACGCCGGCCAATGGCTCGCTCCGCTGCTCTCGGGCAAGCGCACCCTCGACATCCCGGCCGCGCAGCTTGCCGAAGCGGCGCTGTCGCTGGTGGGTTGGGACACGCGCCAGCGCCTCGACACGGTGGCTCCGCGCCAGTGGACCAGCCCCGCCGGCACGCAGCACGCGGTGGACTACGCGGCGGAGGGCGGCCCGACGGTGGAGGTGCGGGTGCAGGCGCTGTTCGGCCTCGACCGCCACCCCATGGTCGGCAGCACGCCCCTGCTGCTCCAGCTGACCAGCCCGGCGGGCCGCCCGATCCAGGCGACCCGCGACTTGCCCCGCTTCTGGCGCGGCAGCTGGGCCGATGTACGCAAGGACATGAAAGGGCGCTATCCCAAGCACCGCTGGCCCGACGAGCCCTGGGCAGAGGCGCCCAGCCTGAAAACGAAGAATGCCTTCAATCGCTAG
- a CDS encoding uracil-DNA glycosylase family protein, which produces MSDLHAQVRACTLCAPYLPLEPRPIAQFSSTARILVIGQAPGRITNESGIPFDDKAGERLAGWLGIDADTLHDPARVAIVSMGLCYPGKAKGGDKPPRPECAPLWHQRIFPVLPADRLTVLVGTYAQGAYLPAMKGRPMAERVAAWRDLLPERIALPHPSWRSTLFMRQHDWFERDLLPDLQAEVAARL; this is translated from the coding sequence TTGAGCGACCTTCACGCACAGGTGCGCGCCTGCACGCTGTGTGCGCCCTACCTGCCGCTGGAACCGCGACCCATCGCGCAATTTTCGTCCACGGCGCGCATCCTCGTCATCGGGCAGGCGCCCGGACGCATCACGAATGAAAGCGGCATTCCCTTCGACGACAAGGCGGGCGAACGACTGGCGGGCTGGCTGGGCATCGATGCCGACACGCTGCACGATCCCGCGCGCGTTGCGATCGTTTCGATGGGCCTGTGCTATCCCGGCAAGGCGAAAGGCGGGGACAAGCCGCCGCGTCCCGAATGCGCGCCGCTGTGGCACCAGCGCATCTTCCCCGTGCTGCCCGCGGATCGCCTGACCGTGCTTGTCGGCACGTACGCGCAGGGAGCCTATCTGCCCGCGATGAAGGGCCGGCCGATGGCGGAAAGGGTCGCCGCCTGGCGGGACCTGTTGCCGGAGCGGATCGCCCTGCCCCATCCCAGCTGGCGCAGCACGCTCTTCATGCGCCAACACGACTGGTTCGAGCGAGACCTGCTGCCGGATCTGCAAGCAGAGGTCGCCGCCCGGCTCTGA
- a CDS encoding response regulator transcription factor, translating to MRILIVEDEPTLGQQLKNTLEQNGYAVDLSTDGEDGHFLGSTEEYDAVILDLGLPEIDGLTVLGMWRKEGKTFPVLVLTARDSWSDKVAGLDAGADDYLAKPFQTEELIARLRALIRRSTGNATSELIAGDVRLDTRSGRVTLAGEPVKLTAQEYKLLSYLMHHKGKVVSRTELIEHIYDQDFDRDSNTIEVFVTRIRKKLGADVITTIRGLGYSLDDPADAPRG from the coding sequence ATGCGCATCCTGATCGTCGAGGACGAGCCGACACTCGGCCAGCAGCTCAAGAACACGCTGGAACAGAACGGCTATGCCGTGGACCTGTCCACCGATGGCGAGGACGGGCACTTCCTCGGCAGCACGGAGGAATACGACGCCGTAATCCTAGACCTCGGCCTGCCCGAAATCGACGGCCTGACCGTGCTCGGCATGTGGCGCAAGGAAGGCAAGACCTTCCCCGTGCTGGTGCTGACCGCGCGCGACAGCTGGTCCGACAAGGTGGCCGGGCTGGATGCGGGCGCGGACGATTACCTCGCCAAGCCTTTCCAGACCGAAGAGCTGATCGCCCGCCTACGCGCGCTGATCCGCCGCTCCACCGGCAATGCCACCAGCGAACTGATTGCCGGGGACGTGCGGCTGGATACGCGCAGCGGCCGCGTGACGCTGGCCGGTGAACCGGTGAAGCTGACCGCGCAGGAATACAAGCTGCTCAGCTACCTGATGCATCACAAGGGCAAGGTCGTCAGCCGGACCGAGCTCATTGAGCATATCTACGACCAGGATTTCGACCGCGATTCGAACACGATCGAGGTCTTCGTCACCCGCATCCGCAAGAAGCTGGGTGCCGATGTCATCACTACCATCCGCGGCCTTGGCTATAGTCTCGACGACCCGGCCGACGCGCCCCGTGGCTGA
- a CDS encoding ABC-F family ATP-binding cassette domain-containing protein, translated as MAQPPILSWEGLGLIQGSGWLFGRPEDQGGAGGIDLHIGPRDRLALIGRNGAGKTTLLRLIDDRIEADRGIRKVKPGTRIVFLEQDPDFSPFATLMDFALAGEHAPAEHEVEAIAGQLGIDMTTAAKGASGGERRRAALAKALAQDPDILLLDEPTNHLDLSAIDWLESWLDRYKGAFVVISHDRTFLKRLTRATLWLDRGSLRRKDVGFGGYDAWEEQVYAEEARAAEKLDAKLKLEAHWLERGVTARRKRNQGRLEKLWEMRAQRAAMLNPTGKAKLDLKSDETKTKSVIVAEGISKTYDGRTVIKPFDFRIQRGDRIGIVGGNGAGKTTLLKMLTGELEPDTGTVTRAKTLSGVMIDQQRSLMSPDKTVRQVLAEGGDWIDVRGVRKHVQGYIKEFLFDPKIVDTKVGILSGGEKSRLLLAREFARTSNLLVLDEPTNDLDLETLDLLQEVIADYDGTVLIVSHDRDFLDKTVTVTLGLDGTGHVDIVAGGYEDWEAKRRNLTVTPRSKAKDAPAPQPSPPVAPPKSAKLSYKDQRDYEILPARIEELEAAIAKGEAILADPDLYTADPQKFANISKGLENARAEKDAAEERWLDLAERVEA; from the coding sequence ATGGCACAACCTCCGATCCTCAGCTGGGAAGGTCTCGGCCTCATCCAGGGCAGCGGCTGGCTGTTCGGGCGGCCCGAGGACCAGGGCGGTGCCGGAGGCATAGACCTCCACATCGGCCCGCGCGACCGGCTGGCCCTGATCGGCCGCAACGGCGCGGGGAAGACCACGCTGCTGCGCCTGATCGACGACCGGATCGAGGCCGACCGCGGCATCCGCAAGGTGAAACCCGGCACGCGGATCGTCTTCCTGGAGCAGGACCCGGATTTCTCCCCCTTCGCCACGCTGATGGATTTCGCGCTCGCAGGCGAACACGCCCCGGCGGAGCACGAGGTAGAGGCTATCGCCGGCCAGCTCGGCATCGACATGACGACCGCGGCGAAGGGCGCCAGCGGCGGCGAACGGCGGCGCGCCGCGCTGGCCAAGGCGCTGGCGCAGGATCCGGACATCCTGCTGCTGGACGAGCCGACCAACCATCTCGACCTTAGCGCCATCGACTGGCTCGAAAGCTGGCTCGACCGCTACAAGGGCGCCTTCGTCGTCATCAGCCACGACCGGACGTTCCTGAAGCGCCTGACCCGTGCGACGCTGTGGCTCGACCGCGGTTCCCTGCGCCGCAAGGACGTGGGCTTCGGCGGTTACGACGCATGGGAAGAGCAGGTCTATGCCGAAGAAGCGCGCGCGGCGGAGAAGCTGGACGCAAAGCTGAAGCTGGAGGCGCACTGGCTGGAACGCGGCGTCACCGCGCGGCGCAAGCGCAACCAGGGTCGGCTGGAGAAGCTGTGGGAAATGCGCGCCCAGCGTGCGGCCATGCTCAACCCGACCGGCAAGGCGAAGCTGGACCTCAAGAGCGACGAGACCAAGACCAAGTCGGTCATCGTGGCGGAAGGCATCAGCAAGACATACGACGGGCGCACGGTCATCAAGCCGTTCGATTTCCGCATCCAGCGCGGCGACCGCATCGGCATCGTCGGCGGCAATGGCGCGGGCAAGACCACGCTGCTCAAGATGCTGACCGGCGAGCTGGAACCCGACACGGGCACCGTGACCCGCGCCAAGACCCTGAGCGGCGTGATGATCGACCAGCAGCGCAGCCTGATGTCGCCCGACAAGACGGTGCGGCAAGTGCTGGCCGAAGGCGGCGACTGGATCGACGTGCGCGGCGTCCGCAAGCACGTGCAGGGCTATATCAAGGAATTCCTGTTCGACCCGAAGATCGTCGACACCAAGGTCGGCATCCTTTCAGGCGGCGAGAAATCGCGCCTGCTGCTGGCGCGCGAATTCGCCCGTACCTCCAACCTGCTGGTGCTGGACGAGCCGACCAACGACCTCGACCTCGAAACGCTCGACCTGCTGCAGGAAGTGATTGCCGATTACGATGGCACGGTCCTGATCGTCAGCCACGACCGCGATTTCCTCGACAAGACCGTGACCGTCACGCTCGGCCTCGACGGGACCGGCCATGTCGATATCGTCGCCGGCGGGTACGAGGACTGGGAGGCCAAGCGCCGCAATCTGACCGTGACGCCCCGGTCGAAGGCCAAGGATGCCCCGGCGCCCCAGCCCTCCCCGCCGGTCGCGCCGCCGAAATCGGCCAAGCTCAGCTACAAGGACCAGCGCGACTACGAGATCCTGCCCGCGCGGATCGAGGAGCTGGAAGCGGCCATTGCGAAGGGCGAGGCCATCCTCGCGGACCCGGACCTTTACACCGCCGATCCGCAGAAGTTCGCCAATATCTCCAAGGGTCTCGAAAATGCGCGGGCCGAAAAGGACGCGGCGGAGGAACGCTGGCTGGACCTGGCGGAGAGAGTGGAGGCTTGA
- a CDS encoding helix-turn-helix domain-containing protein has protein sequence MINRIRSIRKEKGMTLAELAVACDPATTPQTVGRLETGTRTLSTAWIDRIAKALGVKPESLIRSESADAPEVIAALTNAGAEALAKPREAILPSELAGNVPIVCLVVEASQGEYREGDQLWLRRADPDEAGSFVNRDVLVPRAGGRFAFGRLIDRQGTLVGILPPGVGQKQQVVDNPPWLAIATMLVRPL, from the coding sequence ATGATCAATCGCATCCGTTCGATCCGCAAGGAAAAGGGCATGACCCTGGCGGAGCTTGCCGTCGCTTGCGATCCCGCAACGACGCCGCAGACGGTCGGACGGCTGGAAACCGGCACCCGCACGCTCTCGACGGCATGGATCGACCGGATCGCCAAGGCGCTGGGGGTGAAACCGGAAAGCCTGATTCGCAGCGAAAGTGCGGATGCACCCGAAGTGATCGCAGCGCTGACCAACGCGGGCGCCGAAGCGCTCGCCAAGCCGCGCGAGGCGATCCTGCCGAGCGAACTGGCCGGCAATGTCCCGATAGTCTGCCTGGTCGTGGAAGCCTCCCAAGGCGAATATCGCGAAGGCGACCAGCTGTGGCTCCGCCGCGCCGATCCGGACGAGGCCGGCAGCTTCGTCAATCGCGACGTGCTGGTCCCGCGCGCCGGCGGGCGCTTTGCCTTCGGGCGGTTGATCGACCGGCAGGGAACGCTGGTCGGCATTCTCCCGCCCGGCGTGGGGCAGAAACAGCAGGTGGTCGACAATCCGCCATGGCTCGCCATCGCCACCATGCTGGTCCGCCCGCTTTGA
- a CDS encoding chorismate mutase, giving the protein MPDTSPDRQLAAFRKSIDNIDAALVHMLAERFRITQQVGAYKAKTALPPADPNREQEQIARLRRLAEEADLDPEFSEKFLRFIIDEVIRHHEQVRGG; this is encoded by the coding sequence ATGCCAGACACATCGCCCGACAGGCAGCTCGCCGCATTTCGCAAGTCGATCGACAATATCGACGCGGCGCTCGTCCACATGCTGGCGGAACGGTTCCGGATCACCCAGCAGGTGGGTGCCTACAAGGCGAAAACCGCCCTTCCCCCGGCCGATCCGAACCGGGAGCAGGAGCAGATTGCGCGGCTGCGCCGGCTGGCCGAGGAAGCGGACCTCGATCCGGAATTCAGCGAGAAATTCCTGCGCTTCATCATCGACGAAGTGATCCGCCACCACGAACAGGTTCGCGGCGGCTAG
- a CDS encoding sensor histidine kinase has protein sequence MEAEQGAAIASGAAPPHTGSLSRRMQLIAAVWITLLLAVGGFALDRTLTSLVTDQFDDQLDYMLTAMVASAEIDDFGDVMFNRPLGDQRFLEPNSGMYWQVTGEGRDPYPSRSLWAPRTLEVRDGFFAEPVIYDSSQYPDEALRITQRSVVLPGSDTEWTFALAAAREDLDEQINRIRSILFWSFVVLGLGLFILAFLQTIYGLGPLRRVKEAIIRIRTSGANRVTDPLPLEVQPMVEELNGLLAHSERQAEEARMHAGNLAHALKTPLTVLVNAATAKDPDLSDLVHRETKVMQRQVEHHLARARAVGRRATGLSRAHVAGSVEAVLRAVTRLYERTRFDLDGNMDVNVAIERQDLDEILGNLIENAAKYGGGSVFVTIDAVPNAEQCEIWVEDDGMGIPDAERIRIFDRGARLDTGKPGTGLGLAIVRDVAEIYGGGVRLEESEDLGGLLVRLSLPRAAEAVQQNP, from the coding sequence ATGGAGGCGGAGCAGGGCGCGGCGATAGCGTCCGGCGCCGCGCCGCCGCACACCGGATCGCTCAGCCGCCGGATGCAGCTGATTGCGGCGGTGTGGATCACGCTGCTGCTGGCCGTGGGCGGCTTCGCGCTCGACCGCACGCTGACCAGCCTGGTGACCGACCAGTTCGACGACCAGCTCGATTACATGCTTACCGCCATGGTCGCCTCGGCAGAGATCGACGATTTCGGCGACGTGATGTTCAACCGTCCGCTCGGCGACCAGCGCTTTCTCGAACCCAATTCGGGCATGTACTGGCAGGTCACGGGGGAAGGGCGCGACCCCTATCCCTCGCGCTCCTTGTGGGCGCCGCGCACGCTGGAAGTGCGCGACGGTTTCTTTGCCGAGCCGGTCATCTACGACAGCAGCCAGTATCCGGACGAGGCGCTACGGATCACCCAGCGTTCCGTCGTGCTGCCGGGCAGCGATACGGAGTGGACCTTCGCGCTCGCTGCCGCGCGCGAGGATCTCGACGAGCAGATCAACCGCATTCGCAGCATCCTGTTCTGGAGCTTCGTGGTGCTCGGCCTCGGCCTGTTCATCCTCGCCTTCCTGCAGACGATCTACGGGCTCGGTCCGCTGCGCCGGGTGAAGGAGGCGATCATCCGCATCCGAACCAGCGGGGCGAACCGGGTGACCGACCCGCTGCCGCTGGAAGTGCAACCGATGGTGGAGGAATTGAACGGCCTCCTCGCCCATTCGGAACGGCAGGCGGAAGAGGCGCGGATGCACGCGGGCAACCTGGCGCATGCCTTGAAGACGCCGCTGACCGTGCTGGTCAATGCGGCAACGGCGAAAGACCCGGACCTGTCCGACCTCGTCCACCGCGAGACCAAGGTGATGCAGCGGCAGGTCGAACACCACTTGGCCCGCGCGCGCGCCGTGGGCCGCCGTGCGACGGGGCTCAGCCGCGCGCATGTCGCCGGCAGCGTGGAGGCGGTGCTGCGCGCCGTGACCCGACTTTACGAACGGACCCGCTTCGACCTCGATGGCAACATGGACGTCAATGTCGCCATCGAACGCCAGGACCTCGACGAAATCCTCGGCAACCTGATCGAGAACGCGGCGAAATACGGCGGCGGCAGCGTCTTCGTCACCATTGATGCCGTACCCAATGCCGAGCAGTGCGAAATCTGGGTCGAGGATGACGGGATGGGCATTCCGGATGCCGAGCGCATCCGCATTTTCGACCGCGGCGCGCGGCTCGACACCGGCAAGCCCGGCACCGGGCTCGGCCTCGCCATCGTGCGCGACGTAGCCGAAATCTACGGTGGCGGCGTGCGGCTGGAGGAAAGCGAGGACCTCGGCGGGTTGCTCGTCCGTCTCAGCCTGCCGCGCGCTGCCGAGGCTGTTCAGCAAAACCCCTGA